A part of Campylobacter concisus genomic DNA contains:
- the efp gene encoding elongation factor P, with protein sequence MASYSMGDLKKGLKIEIDGVPYKIVEYQHVKPGKGAAFVRAKIKSFIDGKVLEKTFHAGDKCEQPHLEEKEMQYLYDDGEYCQFMDTVTYEQVAISDEDVGDVKKWMIDGMMVEILFHNGNAIGVEVPQVVELKIVETPPNFKGDTQGGKKPATLESGAVVQIPFHVLEGEVIRVDTVRGEYIERANK encoded by the coding sequence ATGGCTTCATATTCAATGGGCGATCTAAAAAAGGGACTAAAGATCGAGATCGATGGCGTTCCTTATAAAATCGTAGAATATCAACACGTTAAACCGGGCAAAGGTGCAGCTTTTGTTCGTGCGAAAATCAAATCTTTTATCGACGGAAAAGTGCTTGAAAAGACTTTTCACGCAGGCGATAAATGCGAGCAACCACATCTTGAAGAAAAAGAGATGCAGTATCTTTATGATGATGGTGAGTATTGCCAGTTTATGGATACTGTTACTTATGAACAAGTTGCTATTAGCGATGAGGATGTGGGTGATGTTAAAAAATGGATGATCGATGGCATGATGGTTGAAATTTTATTTCACAATGGCAATGCGATCGGCGTTGAAGTGCCACAAGTAGTTGAGCTAAAGATAGTTGAGACTCCACCAAATTTCAAGGGCGACACACAAGGCGGTAAAAAGCCAGCTACTCTTGAGAGTGGTGCGGTAGTTCAGATACCATTTCACGTACTTGAGGGCGAGGTTATCCGTGTGGATACTGTTCGCGGCGAGTATATCGAGCGTGCAAATAAATAA
- a CDS encoding SelT/SelW/SelH family (seleno)protein, producing MQVKIIYCNSUNYRPVASRVEDEIKANFSDARVEKVIGDGGNFIVEVNGDVIFSKKDRIGNDEARFPHGEEITTLINKYLKEKSA from the coding sequence ATGCAAGTAAAAATTATTTACTGCAACTCTTGAAACTATCGTCCGGTAGCTTCTCGTGTAGAAGATGAAATAAAAGCGAACTTTAGTGATGCAAGAGTCGAAAAGGTTATAGGTGATGGTGGAAATTTCATCGTCGAGGTTAATGGAGATGTTATATTTTCTAAGAAAGATCGCATCGGAAATGATGAAGCGAGATTTCCTCACGGTGAAGAGATCACAACTCTTATAAACAAATATCTCAAAGAAAAGTCGGCTTAA
- a CDS encoding DJ-1 family glyoxalase III: MKKVAVILADGFEEIEALTSVDVLRRAGAIASIVGLNDVNIKGCHNISVKADVTLREMKELDYDAIVLPGGLPGASNLANDTRLKAVLQNFDKSNKLICAICAAPMVLESAGVLKDHFVCYPGFEENVRSDKRGYVSDKNMLKDQNIITAKGPALSMEFALFIVKNLLGDEAYLKVKNDLLYK; encoded by the coding sequence ATGAAAAAAGTTGCTGTGATTTTAGCTGATGGATTTGAGGAGATAGAAGCACTAACTTCTGTTGATGTTTTACGTAGAGCTGGAGCGATAGCTTCTATTGTTGGGCTAAATGACGTAAACATCAAAGGATGTCACAATATAAGTGTAAAGGCTGATGTGACACTTCGCGAGATGAAGGAGCTAGACTACGATGCGATCGTCCTTCCTGGGGGACTTCCAGGAGCTAGCAATCTAGCAAACGATACAAGGCTCAAAGCAGTTTTGCAAAATTTTGATAAAAGCAATAAGCTTATTTGTGCCATTTGTGCTGCTCCTATGGTGCTTGAGAGCGCTGGTGTACTAAAAGATCATTTTGTTTGTTATCCAGGATTTGAAGAAAATGTAAGAAGTGATAAAAGGGGCTACGTGAGCGATAAAAACATGCTAAAAGATCAAAACATCATCACAGCAAAGGGTCCAGCTTTATCAATGGAATTTGCACTTTTTATAGTTAAAAATTTACTTGGCGATGAAGCGTATCTTAAAGTAAAGAATGATTTACTTTATAAATAG
- a CDS encoding RNA recognition motif domain-containing protein: MNIYVGNLSYRTTEAELKEAFAQFGEVRRAKIVKDRETDRSKGFGFVEMDDANEGQKAIDALNEKELGGRTLRVNEARPKD, encoded by the coding sequence GTGAATATTTATGTAGGAAATTTGTCGTATAGGACGACAGAGGCAGAATTAAAGGAAGCCTTTGCACAATTTGGTGAAGTAAGGCGAGCAAAAATAGTAAAAGATAGAGAAACTGATCGCTCAAAGGGCTTTGGCTTTGTTGAAATGGACGATGCAAATGAGGGACAAAAGGCTATAGACGCGCTAAATGAAAAAGAACTAGGCGGACGTACTTTAAGGGTAAATGAGGCTAGACCAAAAGATTAA
- a CDS encoding glutamate--tRNA ligase family protein, translating to MRLDQKINDYLPPNGGIASRIAPTPSGFLHAGNAYNFILTYLLIRSASGVLHLRIDDYDLSRYRQEFVQNIFDVLDFLEIDYDKGPINVSDFERNFSFKVRAKRYEDVLEKLDEIYICECSRTTKNAYENGIYTKICKNKNLKFIKDKTAIRLSVDEGDPLGKLVAEQMGDFVIYKKDFTPAYNFASMIDDEDMGINLVIRGEDLIPCTLAQRYLAKRLNFNFYNANFIHHKLLLKDGKKLSKSSKSPPINLKDSPQIYYKILANDLGLDIKSADKIQNLLYEFKLKNIAKKFLQSMS from the coding sequence ATGAGGCTAGACCAAAAGATTAATGACTATTTGCCACCAAATGGTGGCATAGCGTCCCGCATAGCTCCTACCCCTAGTGGGTTTTTGCATGCTGGCAATGCTTATAACTTCATCCTAACTTATCTTTTGATACGTTCGGCAAGTGGCGTTTTGCACTTACGTATCGATGATTATGATCTTAGTAGATACCGGCAAGAATTTGTTCAAAATATCTTTGATGTTTTAGATTTTTTGGAAATTGATTACGACAAAGGTCCAATTAATGTAAGTGACTTTGAACGTAATTTTAGCTTTAAAGTAAGAGCTAAAAGATACGAAGACGTACTTGAAAAACTAGATGAAATTTATATCTGCGAATGTTCTAGAACTACAAAGAATGCCTATGAAAATGGCATTTACACTAAAATTTGTAAAAATAAAAATCTAAAATTTATAAAAGACAAGACCGCCATTAGACTAAGCGTTGATGAGGGTGATCCTCTTGGTAAGCTTGTGGCAGAGCAAATGGGCGATTTTGTGATTTACAAAAAAGATTTTACTCCGGCTTACAACTTTGCAAGTATGATAGATGATGAAGATATGGGCATAAATTTGGTTATTAGAGGGGAAGACCTGATACCTTGCACGCTAGCTCAAAGATACCTTGCAAAAAGGCTAAATTTTAACTTTTATAATGCTAATTTTATTCATCATAAGCTACTTTTAAAAGATGGCAAAAAGCTCTCAAAAAGCTCAAAATCACCACCAATTAATCTAAAAGATAGCCCGCAAATTTATTATAAAATTTTAGCAAATGATCTTGGTTTAGATATAAAATCAGCAGACAAAATCCAAAATCTACTTTACGAGTTTAAGCTAAAAAATATAGCCAAAAAATTTTTGCAAAGTATGAGCTAA
- the sppA gene encoding signal peptide peptidase SppA encodes MQILRLIFKGFLGIFKFINNYFKALIFLLFLFFIFAPDSKMKEPNLARIDITDTIMDTSEILEALEKARLDSNIKGVLLYIDSPGGALSPSVELAMAVKRLKESKKVLVYAAGNMASGSYYAGVNADTIIANPGAFIGSIGVIMQGANIENLAKTLGVSEQVVKAGEFKEAGTFMRSWSKQERESLQGLVNDAYMLFVSDVAEARNLDIKKKDEWANARVFLAHNALKIGLIDSLGSYIDAQNELAKMSLVDEPVWQEKPQFEKIMEKFTKQGINSLFSAFFETKLK; translated from the coding sequence TTGCAAATTTTAAGGCTTATTTTTAAAGGATTCTTGGGAATTTTTAAATTTATCAATAACTACTTTAAGGCGCTCATATTTTTGCTGTTCTTATTTTTTATTTTCGCGCCAGATAGCAAGATGAAAGAGCCAAATTTAGCCCGCATAGACATCACCGACACGATAATGGACACAAGCGAAATTTTAGAAGCGCTCGAAAAAGCAAGGCTTGATAGTAACATCAAAGGCGTGCTACTCTACATCGACAGCCCAGGCGGCGCGCTAAGTCCTAGCGTGGAGCTCGCCATGGCGGTCAAGCGACTAAAAGAGAGCAAAAAAGTACTCGTATACGCAGCTGGCAACATGGCAAGTGGCAGCTACTACGCTGGCGTAAATGCTGATACTATCATAGCAAACCCAGGTGCTTTCATCGGCTCGATAGGCGTCATCATGCAAGGGGCAAACATCGAAAATTTAGCCAAAACTTTAGGCGTGAGTGAGCAAGTAGTGAAGGCTGGCGAGTTTAAAGAGGCTGGTACCTTTATGAGAAGCTGGAGCAAGCAAGAGCGTGAGAGCTTACAAGGGCTCGTAAATGACGCTTATATGCTCTTTGTAAGTGACGTGGCGGAGGCTAGAAATTTAGATATCAAGAAAAAAGACGAGTGGGCAAACGCAAGGGTCTTTTTGGCGCACAATGCCCTAAAAATAGGGTTAATTGATAGCCTTGGTAGTTACATAGACGCTCAAAATGAGCTAGCAAAAATGAGCCTCGTAGATGAGCCAGTTTGGCAAGAAAAACCACAATTTGAAAAGATAATGGAGAAATTTACAAAGCAAGGCATAAACTCGCTTTTTAGTGCATTTTTTGAGACAAAGCTCAAATAA
- the mqnF gene encoding aminofutalosine deaminase family hydrolase has translation MEILKAKKIITGGENPKILRNSCVVIDDDKILEILSEKAAVEKFKEAKICDFSDSVVAPAFVNTHVHLEFSSNVSTLKYGDFIKWLGSIIDKGSELARMDAKKAMNEAINSMLKSGICTIGEISSFGSELEILAASPLKVVLFSEILGSNEQMAQQNLQNFLAKFEKTKGYKSQNFTPAISLHSPYSVHPKLAKAALEIAKKDDLLVSTHFLESKAEKQWLEHGSGGFKKHLLRFSQDPKPMYDAQGYFAMFREINTLFTHCVYVSDFAKFKPHHSVTHCAVSNRLLGKKALNLKEIFKNNVSLNIGTDGLSSNISLNFWHELRAALFTHASLDLNELATRLFVAATHGGAKALRTNNGEIKAGRAADLAVYSDLECDDSELILQLILHTNEAKKLYIGGKICKF, from the coding sequence GTGGAAATTTTAAAAGCAAAAAAGATCATCACTGGCGGAGAAAATCCAAAAATTTTAAGAAATTCTTGTGTCGTTATTGATGATGATAAAATTTTAGAAATTTTAAGCGAAAAAGCAGCGGTTGAAAAATTTAAAGAGGCTAAAATTTGCGACTTTAGTGATAGCGTGGTTGCCCCAGCCTTTGTAAATACACACGTTCATTTGGAATTTAGTTCAAACGTCAGTACCCTAAAATACGGCGACTTCATAAAATGGCTTGGCTCCATCATCGATAAAGGGAGCGAGCTAGCTAGGATGGATGCTAAAAAGGCGATGAATGAAGCTATAAATTCGATGCTAAAAAGCGGAATTTGCACCATTGGCGAGATCTCTAGCTTTGGCTCTGAGCTTGAAATTTTAGCCGCTAGCCCTCTAAAAGTCGTACTTTTTAGTGAAATTTTAGGCTCAAATGAGCAGATGGCTCAGCAAAATTTGCAAAATTTCTTAGCTAAATTTGAAAAAACAAAGGGCTATAAAAGCCAAAATTTCACCCCAGCCATCTCGCTGCACTCGCCCTACTCCGTGCATCCAAAGCTCGCCAAAGCCGCCCTTGAGATAGCTAAAAAAGATGATCTTCTTGTAAGCACGCACTTTTTAGAGAGCAAGGCTGAAAAGCAGTGGCTAGAGCACGGCAGCGGTGGCTTTAAAAAGCATCTTTTAAGATTTAGCCAAGATCCAAAGCCGATGTATGATGCGCAGGGCTACTTTGCGATGTTTCGTGAGATAAATACTCTATTTACGCACTGCGTTTATGTGAGTGATTTTGCTAAATTTAAGCCTCACCACAGCGTGACACACTGCGCCGTTTCAAATAGGCTACTTGGCAAAAAGGCGCTAAATTTAAAAGAAATTTTCAAAAACAACGTCAGTCTAAACATCGGCACAGACGGCCTTAGCTCAAATATCAGCCTAAATTTTTGGCATGAACTAAGAGCTGCCCTATTTACCCACGCTAGCCTTGATCTAAACGAGCTTGCCACTAGGCTTTTTGTCGCTGCAACGCACGGAGGTGCAAAGGCACTTAGGACAAATAACGGTGAGATAAAGGCAGGACGCGCGGCTGATCTTGCCGTCTATAGCGACCTAGAGTGCGATGACAGCGAGCTAATTTTGCAGCTCATACTTCACACAAATGAAGCCAAAAAACTATATATCGGAGGCAAAATTTGCAAATTTTAA
- the aroQ gene encoding type II 3-dehydroquinate dehydratase produces MDKKLKIMVIQGPNINMLGAREPGIYGVMKMEDIHSQMKIVADQNDVEIEFFQSNLEGELVDKIQECLGDADGIIINPAAYTHTSIAIRDALSAVALPVIEVHISNVYRREEFRHKSLIAPVAAGQIVGFGPVGYHLAMIGMLQIFEQIKAVRANQKSQ; encoded by the coding sequence ATGGATAAGAAGCTAAAAATAATGGTTATCCAAGGCCCAAATATCAACATGCTTGGCGCTAGAGAGCCAGGAATTTACGGCGTTATGAAGATGGAGGATATCCACTCTCAAATGAAGATCGTTGCCGATCAAAATGACGTTGAGATCGAGTTTTTTCAAAGCAACCTTGAGGGCGAGCTAGTCGATAAGATCCAAGAGTGCTTGGGCGATGCTGATGGCATCATCATAAACCCAGCTGCTTACACTCACACATCTATCGCTATCCGTGATGCGCTAAGTGCGGTTGCACTGCCAGTTATCGAGGTGCATATCAGCAATGTTTATAGAAGAGAAGAGTTCCGCCACAAAAGCCTAATTGCACCAGTTGCAGCAGGCCAGATCGTGGGCTTTGGACCAGTTGGCTATCATTTGGCGATGATAGGCATGCTTCAAATTTTTGAGCAAATCAAAGCAGTAAGAGCAAATCAAAAATCACAATGA
- a CDS encoding M24 family metallopeptidase, with product MNFILKDENAVFYECGYSCDNEFLLCLDGVKYFFTDARYYFEAKSYVNAGVVVLLAQRNLISEVRAFLRKMKPNSLVFNPDELSLSEFNALSKGFKINFKPKANFSRLKRICKSEDEIKILKKASEFGAKCFDEFAKFVRENGEGMSEKELHFNASLIFRQKNELGLSFDPIVAINENAAKAHALPGDKILKKGDLLLLDAGVKFKRYCSDRTRTACFDENFNFSKEQKFKNAKMQEIYEIVKEAQAAAIKVARAGVMACEIDLAARNVIAKAGYEKAFFHSTGHGVGVDIHELPVISARSETLIKEGMVFSVEPGIYLENEFGVRIEDVVVAREGGCEIL from the coding sequence ATGAATTTCATCTTAAAGGACGAAAACGCCGTATTTTACGAGTGTGGCTACAGCTGCGACAATGAGTTTTTGCTATGCCTTGATGGCGTGAAATACTTTTTCACGGATGCGAGGTATTATTTCGAGGCAAAAAGCTACGTAAATGCAGGCGTAGTCGTTCTTTTAGCGCAGAGAAATTTAATAAGCGAGGTTAGGGCATTTTTAAGAAAGATGAAGCCAAATAGCCTTGTTTTTAACCCTGATGAGCTAAGCTTAAGTGAATTTAACGCACTTAGCAAAGGCTTTAAGATAAATTTCAAACCAAAGGCAAATTTCTCTAGGCTAAAGAGAATTTGCAAGAGTGAAGATGAGATAAAAATTTTAAAAAAAGCTAGTGAATTTGGGGCGAAATGTTTTGATGAATTTGCTAAATTTGTGCGTGAAAATGGCGAAGGAATGAGTGAAAAAGAGCTTCATTTTAACGCCTCGCTCATTTTTAGGCAAAAAAACGAGTTAGGTCTTAGCTTTGATCCGATCGTGGCGATAAACGAAAACGCCGCAAAGGCACATGCGCTGCCTGGTGATAAAATTTTAAAAAAGGGCGATTTATTGCTACTTGATGCTGGAGTTAAATTTAAGCGTTACTGCTCTGATCGCACCAGAACTGCTTGCTTTGATGAAAATTTTAACTTCTCAAAGGAGCAAAAATTTAAAAACGCAAAGATGCAAGAGATTTATGAGATCGTAAAAGAGGCTCAGGCTGCTGCGATAAAGGTCGCAAGAGCTGGCGTTATGGCGTGCGAGATAGACCTTGCAGCAAGGAACGTGATAGCAAAGGCTGGATATGAAAAAGCCTTTTTTCACTCGACAGGGCACGGCGTAGGTGTCGATATACACGAGCTTCCAGTCATCTCAGCAAGGAGCGAAACACTCATAAAAGAGGGTATGGTCTTTAGCGTGGAGCCTGGAATTTATCTAGAAAATGAATTTGGCGTGCGCATCGAGGACGTGGTTGTTGCAAGAGAAGGCGGATGCGAAATTTTATGA
- the folK gene encoding 2-amino-4-hydroxy-6-hydroxymethyldihydropteridine diphosphokinase — protein sequence MKLAGARKIVKSRFCPSFFHKRDEFKYEALVGMGGNIGDSAKRFDKFIRAVSEDRRFHVVEVSPILINAAFGYEAQDDFSNAVINLQTSMSPRNLLKILGHYESKFKRVRTFKNAPRTLDLDILYFSKKVYKTPRLIVPHPGADKRLSVIVPLGLMRG from the coding sequence ATGAAGCTAGCTGGAGCAAGAAAGATCGTAAAAAGCCGTTTTTGCCCTAGTTTTTTTCATAAAAGAGATGAGTTTAAGTATGAGGCGTTAGTTGGCATGGGTGGCAACATCGGCGATAGCGCAAAGAGGTTTGATAAATTTATAAGAGCGGTTAGTGAAGATAGGCGTTTTCACGTAGTTGAAGTCTCGCCGATCCTTATAAATGCGGCGTTTGGTTATGAAGCGCAGGATGATTTTAGTAACGCTGTTATAAATTTACAAACCTCTATGAGCCCTAGAAATTTACTAAAAATTTTAGGGCATTATGAGAGTAAATTTAAGCGCGTGAGGACGTTTAAAAATGCGCCACGCACGCTTGATTTGGATATTTTGTATTTTAGTAAAAAAGTCTACAAGACGCCGCGCCTTATCGTCCCGCACCCAGGAGCTGATAAGAGGCTTAGCGTGATCGTACCACTAGGGCTTATGAGAGGTTAA
- the flhF gene encoding flagellar biosynthesis protein FlhF, with product MATKFHTFTGESTIEALKKAQETCGEKAILVTTKQIQAKTINKKPIYEILVSVEEDDVKQPPKPNTKAINYENAYSKFNKNYEPAKPKFEIKEEPAKFEAKTTSPEPYDPNESVLLNISAAAKEISTIANVNIDDVKDKESSIPNGMNKKIDDVAKQVSVLSEKIGLITDMIWDEKAPNRNNLSIPPEFASIYKLAKQSGMKDEHLEAIMQTTLENLPVSMKSNPTAVKRYFYSLLRNMLPCRKEPNDKKQRIMMLVGPTGVGKTTTLAKLAARFAYGNEKRYKTGIITLDTYRIGAVEQLFQYAKMMKLPILDVIEIDDFQNAIKQLNYCDVILIDTTGNSQYDKEKLERLDKFLKHSGAKIDVNLVLSAGSKVEDLIEIYNGFSFLDIDTLIITKFDETKIFGNVFSLIYETNTPVSYFSVGQEVPDDLVEAKSEFLVECVFDGFTKQKASDE from the coding sequence ATGGCTACAAAATTTCATACTTTTACAGGCGAGAGCACCATTGAGGCTTTGAAAAAGGCTCAAGAAACGTGCGGCGAAAAGGCCATATTAGTTACTACAAAACAAATTCAAGCCAAAACGATAAATAAAAAACCGATTTATGAAATTTTAGTAAGCGTCGAAGAAGACGACGTAAAGCAGCCTCCAAAACCAAATACAAAAGCCATAAATTACGAAAATGCCTACTCTAAATTTAATAAAAACTATGAGCCTGCTAAGCCAAAATTTGAGATAAAAGAGGAGCCTGCTAAATTTGAGGCAAAGACAACCTCGCCTGAGCCTTATGACCCAAATGAGAGCGTGCTTTTAAATATCTCAGCTGCTGCAAAAGAGATAAGCACGATCGCAAATGTAAATATCGATGACGTCAAAGATAAAGAGTCGAGCATACCAAATGGTATGAATAAAAAAATAGACGATGTGGCAAAGCAAGTAAGCGTGCTAAGTGAGAAAATAGGGCTGATAACTGACATGATCTGGGACGAGAAAGCACCAAATCGCAATAATCTTTCGATCCCACCTGAGTTTGCAAGTATCTATAAGCTTGCAAAACAAAGCGGCATGAAAGATGAGCATTTAGAGGCTATTATGCAAACGACGCTTGAAAATTTACCAGTTTCGATGAAGAGCAATCCAACTGCTGTAAAGAGATATTTCTACTCGCTTTTGCGAAATATGCTGCCATGCAGAAAAGAGCCAAACGATAAAAAACAACGTATTATGATGCTAGTTGGCCCAACTGGAGTTGGTAAGACTACGACTCTTGCAAAGCTAGCTGCTCGTTTTGCTTACGGCAATGAAAAACGCTATAAAACAGGCATCATCACGCTTGATACATATCGTATCGGAGCGGTTGAGCAGCTATTTCAATACGCTAAAATGATGAAGTTGCCTATTCTCGATGTTATCGAGATAGATGACTTTCAAAATGCTATCAAACAGCTTAATTATTGTGATGTGATACTTATTGATACGACTGGAAATTCGCAGTATGACAAAGAAAAGCTTGAAAGGCTTGATAAATTTTTAAAGCATAGCGGCGCAAAGATCGATGTAAATTTGGTCCTTTCGGCTGGCTCAAAGGTTGAAGATCTAATAGAAATTTATAATGGGTTTTCATTTTTGGATATTGACACGCTGATAATCACAAAATTTGATGAGACAAAAATTTTTGGCAATGTCTTTTCGCTGATATATGAGACAAATACGCCGGTTAGCTACTTTAGCGTGGGCCAAGAGGTGCCTGATGATCTTGTAGAGGCAAAGAGCGAATTTTTAGTAGAGTGCGTGTTTGACGGCTTTACAAAGCAAAAGGCTAGCGATGAATAA
- a CDS encoding P-loop NTPase, protein MNNQAQKLQNLVQSQSKSKNTHFIAITSGKGGVGKSTISANLANVLSKNGYKVGLFDADIGLANLDVILNVKMGKNLLHVLKGECSLKDILIPINKNLILIPGESGDEILKFNNQFLFERFLDEASELDELDFLIIDTGAGIGGSTQLFLEAADEVVVVTVPDPAAITDAYAVIKIVSRFKNSELLLLNMVKNEAEATRIYENIKRVANANIGPSLNLELIGFVASDKNVSRSIKQRTLFTDDAAYAEPSAQIKQIASNLLYRLERKVLNDEQSRSFGGFFKRLIEQF, encoded by the coding sequence ATGAATAATCAAGCACAAAAATTACAAAATTTAGTCCAGTCTCAAAGCAAGAGTAAAAATACACATTTTATTGCGATAACTAGCGGTAAAGGCGGTGTTGGTAAGAGTACGATAAGTGCAAATTTAGCAAATGTTTTATCAAAAAATGGCTACAAAGTAGGGCTATTTGACGCTGATATCGGCCTTGCAAACCTTGATGTCATCTTAAATGTAAAAATGGGTAAAAATTTACTTCACGTGCTAAAAGGCGAGTGCAGCCTAAAAGATATCTTGATACCTATAAATAAAAATTTGATCCTCATTCCTGGCGAAAGCGGTGATGAAATTTTGAAATTTAACAATCAATTTTTATTTGAGAGGTTTTTAGACGAGGCGAGCGAGCTTGATGAGCTTGATTTTTTGATCATTGACACCGGAGCTGGTATAGGCGGTAGTACACAGCTGTTTTTAGAAGCGGCTGATGAGGTTGTCGTGGTGACTGTGCCTGACCCTGCGGCGATAACTGATGCGTACGCTGTTATAAAGATCGTTTCAAGGTTTAAAAATAGTGAGCTTTTGCTTTTAAATATGGTAAAAAATGAAGCAGAAGCGACTAGAATTTATGAAAATATCAAACGTGTTGCTAATGCAAATATCGGGCCTAGCTTAAATTTAGAGCTTATAGGATTTGTGGCTTCTGATAAGAATGTTTCAAGAAGTATAAAACAACGAACGCTTTTTACAGACGACGCTGCTTATGCTGAGCCTAGCGCTCAGATAAAACAGATAGCTTCGAATTTACTTTATAGGTTGGAACGAAAAGTGCTTAACGATGAGCAAAGCAGGAGCTTTGGGGGCTTCTTTAAGCGTTTGATAGAACAATTTTGA
- a CDS encoding RNA polymerase sigma factor FliA, which translates to MHELKQKQLNAYKNTIKKEQDEIVLKYMPALRAMAFRLKERLPSSIDTNDLISIGVEEMIKLSRKYDKEQNDSFWGYGKKRIYGSMLDYLRTLDVVSRSDRKLVKSINSEIDNYFNEYEEEPSDEYLAEKLNEDIEKIREARGVSGIITILPIDEQMELIGQNDVEKSIEREDLILKIEEALKDFDERDQMLVQLYYYEELNLKEISQIMNISESRISQIHKRLLDRIRRSLGV; encoded by the coding sequence ATGCACGAGTTAAAGCAAAAGCAGCTTAACGCTTATAAAAACACTATAAAAAAGGAACAAGACGAAATCGTCTTAAAATATATGCCAGCACTGCGTGCAATGGCGTTTAGGCTTAAAGAGAGGCTACCATCAAGTATAGATACAAATGACCTAATAAGCATTGGCGTTGAAGAGATGATAAAACTTAGCAGGAAGTATGACAAGGAGCAAAATGACTCTTTTTGGGGATATGGCAAAAAGAGAATTTATGGCTCTATGCTTGATTATCTAAGGACGCTTGATGTTGTTAGCAGAAGCGATAGAAAGCTAGTAAAGAGCATAAATAGTGAGATAGATAATTATTTCAATGAGTACGAAGAAGAGCCAAGCGATGAGTATTTGGCCGAAAAGCTTAATGAAGATATTGAGAAGATAAGAGAGGCAAGAGGCGTTAGCGGTATTATCACTATTTTGCCAATAGATGAGCAAATGGAGCTAATTGGTCAAAATGATGTCGAGAAAAGCATTGAGAGAGAGGATCTCATTTTAAAAATAGAAGAAGCTTTAAAAGATTTTGACGAAAGAGATCAGATGTTGGTTCAGCTTTATTATTATGAAGAGCTAAATTTAAAAGAGATAAGCCAGATCATGAATATCAGCGAGAGTAGAATTTCACAAATTCATAAACGTTTGCTTGATCGTATCAGGCGTAGCTTGGGGGTTTAA